In the Nocardioides marmotae genome, AGGCCACCCAGACCGCGGCCGCCGCGGGGACGGCCAGGACGGCCATCGGCCACCGGAGCCAGTCCCGCCAGCGCGGGACGGCGGCGTACGCGATGCCGAACAGGGCGGCCACGGGGCCGAGAACCACGGCGGTGTGGACCACGAGTGCGTGCAGCGGCAGGCCGTTGATGTCCATGGATGAATGTTGCACCACCCCGCTCGGTGGAGGCTGAAAGTAGCCTGTGCGTTCGTGGCCACCCCGCACCCCGACTACACCGACGACCTGCGCCTCGCGCACGTGCTCGCCGACGACGCCGACTCGCTCACGACAGCGCGGTTCAAGGCGCTCGACCTGCACGTCATGAGCAAGCCGGACCTGACCCCCGTGACCGACGCCGACCAGGCCGTCGAGGAGGGGATCCGACGCACGCTCTCGCGGGTCCGCTCGCGCGACGCCGTGACCGGGGAGGAGCAGGGGTCGACCGGCCACAGCCAGCGCCGGTGGATCGTCGACCCCATCGACGGCACCAAGAACTTCGTGCGCGGGGTGCCGGTGTGGGCCACGCTCATCTCCCTGGTCGTCGACGACGAGGTCGTGCTCGGCGTGGTCTCGGCCCCGCAGCTGCAGCGCCGCTGGTGGGCCTCGACCGGCGGCGGCGCGTGGACCGGCCGCTCGCTGCTCAAGGCCACCCAGTGCCGCGTCTCGGACGTACGTCGCCTCGAGGACGCCTCGCTGTCGTACTCGTCCCTCTCCGGCTGGGAGGAGCGCGGCCGGCTCGAGGACCTGCTCTCGCTGATGCGGCGCGTGTGGCGCACCCGCGCCTACGGCGACTTCTGGTCCTACATGCTGCTCGCCGAGGGCGCGGTCGACATCGCCGCCGAGCCCGAGCTCGAGGTCTACGACATGGCGGCGCTCGACGTGATCGTCCGCGAGGCAGGCGGCCGGTTCACCTCCCTGGACGGGACCGACGGCCCCTTCGGCGGCAACGCGCTGGCGACCAACGGGCACCTGCACGACGCCGCGATGTCCTTCCTCGGCGCGCTGCCGGACCTCGGCGGCGACCCCGACGACCCGGACTGGCCGCGCACCGGCCCCGGCTCGGTCTCCGACCTGCGCTCGCGGCGCCGCCCGGGGCTGCCGGGCGGGGACGTGCCGCTCGACTGACCACTGGACTGATCACTGGACTGATCCACCTCCGGGCAGACGCGCGGAGGGCTGTCCACGGCAGCGCCCGGTGAGTAGCGTCTCGGGAACCACACCCCGGGAGGTCGGCATGCGCATCGGCGAGGTCCTCGACAGCAAGTCGCGTGGCGACGT is a window encoding:
- a CDS encoding inositol monophosphatase family protein translates to MATPHPDYTDDLRLAHVLADDADSLTTARFKALDLHVMSKPDLTPVTDADQAVEEGIRRTLSRVRSRDAVTGEEQGSTGHSQRRWIVDPIDGTKNFVRGVPVWATLISLVVDDEVVLGVVSAPQLQRRWWASTGGGAWTGRSLLKATQCRVSDVRRLEDASLSYSSLSGWEERGRLEDLLSLMRRVWRTRAYGDFWSYMLLAEGAVDIAAEPELEVYDMAALDVIVREAGGRFTSLDGTDGPFGGNALATNGHLHDAAMSFLGALPDLGGDPDDPDWPRTGPGSVSDLRSRRRPGLPGGDVPLD